One part of the Algibacter sp. L1A34 genome encodes these proteins:
- a CDS encoding ATP-dependent nuclease, producing MKIKKIKIENYRLLKQFSIDLEEIMSLVIGKNNTGKTSLLTVINSFLNGSDKSRFSFDDFNIDFKNELRTLIEEDIPQQENYKSVGIKLKLFIEYNEDDNLANLSRVMMDLDPENKFVVLGFEYHLTYDSLERIKHKYAEFQAKEVVKLGEDENYRQRDIFYFLKVYQGDFFKSSRKSIEYNRIDEIENDDNFIDLDSPEKISTKDIISFKFISAKRSVTNKENDKALSGQTSEIYNETEKTDEQNEKIEQFKEELISTDYTLSEIYETLFEDVIEQVRLFGGIKSDDSTIKIESSLQHRELLSGNTTVMYKHNDTTLPEYNNGLGYMNLISMIFQIEILIQEFKKSKDEKPADINLLFIEEPEAHTHPQMQYVFIKNIKSLLKRGIVREDGDNRELQAAITTHSSHIVAESVFDDIKYLKKDGENSVISKNLKSLEKEYTDNGEEENYRFLKQYLTLNRSELFFADKAILIEGDTERLLLPAMMKKIDQDCTTNQLLSQNISIIEVGAHSQIFEKFIDFIDLKKCLIITDIDSNYDELKLEDDGVTAKKHANGNDKMKTIKCTPSNPNANYTSNNSLIFFHEKTKNLNYFKNLSFDWKILRKNRKKEWVSNRKGKLLLAYQIEEDGYHARSFEDAFFKINRDFILNNTFPSLTSKWVKKYRNNEIDEFILAEKAIEKKPPFAIEVLLNSEMSPEGNQFINWNTPLYISEGLLWLQKD from the coding sequence ATGAAAATTAAGAAGATTAAAATTGAAAACTATAGACTTTTAAAACAGTTTTCAATTGATTTAGAAGAAATAATGTCTTTAGTGATTGGAAAAAACAATACAGGAAAGACTTCACTATTAACGGTTATAAATAGTTTTTTAAATGGTTCAGATAAGAGCAGGTTTTCATTTGATGATTTCAATATCGATTTTAAAAATGAATTAAGAACTTTAATTGAAGAAGATATACCGCAACAAGAGAATTATAAATCAGTCGGTATAAAGCTTAAGCTTTTTATAGAATATAATGAAGATGATAACTTAGCTAACCTTAGTAGAGTTATGATGGACTTAGATCCTGAAAACAAGTTTGTTGTTTTAGGTTTTGAATATCATTTAACATATGATTCATTAGAGAGAATTAAGCATAAGTATGCTGAATTTCAAGCTAAAGAAGTTGTAAAACTTGGTGAAGACGAAAACTATAGACAGAGAGATATATTTTATTTTTTAAAGGTATATCAAGGAGATTTTTTTAAATCTAGTCGAAAATCTATAGAGTACAATAGAATTGATGAAATTGAAAATGATGATAATTTCATTGATTTAGATTCTCCAGAGAAAATATCTACTAAAGATATTATAAGCTTTAAATTTATTAGCGCTAAAAGAAGTGTTACCAATAAGGAGAATGATAAAGCATTGTCAGGTCAAACGTCAGAAATTTATAATGAAACAGAGAAAACTGATGAGCAAAATGAGAAAATAGAGCAATTTAAAGAAGAACTAATATCAACAGATTATACTCTATCAGAAATTTATGAAACTCTATTTGAAGATGTTATTGAACAAGTTCGATTATTTGGAGGTATAAAAAGTGATGATTCCACCATTAAAATAGAATCTTCTTTACAACACAGGGAGTTATTGTCAGGAAATACAACAGTTATGTACAAACATAATGATACAACTTTACCTGAATATAACAATGGTTTGGGGTATATGAATTTGATTAGTATGATATTTCAAATTGAAATATTAATACAAGAATTTAAAAAGAGTAAAGATGAAAAGCCTGCTGATATAAACTTATTATTTATTGAAGAGCCTGAAGCACATACACATCCTCAAATGCAGTATGTTTTTATTAAAAACATTAAATCTTTGCTTAAAAGGGGGATTGTTCGTGAAGATGGTGATAATAGAGAGTTACAAGCAGCAATAACAACACATTCTTCACATATCGTTGCTGAAAGTGTTTTTGATGATATTAAGTATTTAAAAAAAGATGGAGAGAACAGTGTTATCTCTAAAAATCTAAAAAGCCTAGAGAAAGAGTACACTGATAATGGGGAAGAAGAAAACTATAGATTTTTAAAACAGTATTTAACTTTAAATAGGTCAGAATTATTTTTTGCAGATAAAGCAATATTAATAGAAGGTGATACTGAAAGATTACTTTTACCTGCGATGATGAAGAAAATTGATCAAGATTGCACCACCAATCAATTATTATCTCAAAATATTTCAATTATAGAAGTTGGTGCACATTCTCAAATATTTGAAAAATTTATTGATTTTATTGATTTAAAAAAATGTCTTATTATAACCGATATCGATAGTAACTACGATGAATTAAAACTTGAAGATGATGGAGTTACGGCTAAGAAGCACGCTAATGGTAACGATAAAATGAAAACCATAAAATGTACTCCCAGTAATCCAAATGCAAATTATACTTCTAATAACTCATTGATTTTCTTTCATGAAAAGACCAAGAATCTAAACTATTTTAAAAACCTCTCGTTTGATTGGAAAATACTGAGGAAAAACAGAAAAAAAGAATGGGTTTCAAATCGAAAAGGCAAGCTGTTATTAGCGTACCAAATTGAAGAAGATGGTTACCATGCAAGAAGTTTTGAGGATGCCTTTTTTAAAATCAATAGAGATTTTATCCTTAACAATACTTTTCCTTCTTTAACTTCTAAATGGGTTAAAAAATATCGAAATAACGAAATTGATGAATTTATTCTAGCCGAAAAGGCTATTGAAAAGAAGCCTCCATTTGCAATAGAAGTTTTATTAAATAGTGAAATGTCACCTGAAGGTAATCAGTTTATTAATTGGAATACTCCACTATATATTTCAGAAGGTTTATTATGGCTACAAAAAGATTAA
- a CDS encoding ATP-dependent helicase, with protein MDEFQQIMNHIGNGNNFLLSGGAGSGKTYTLVQVIKKCIEDFPTAKVACMTYTNAAVKEIEERVNHKNLNVTTIHDFLWDNIKHFQKELKQSLTVLANDDLITRINISSVNPVPNDFFDDLEKGIQYKEYLRLQDGIISHDELLILANHLFKTYPKLNDILKDRFKFIFVDEYQDTSKLVIEIFLEHFKLSNKKNIIGFFGDAMQCIYDNTVGNLDAYKGEEDDEVREVKKLQNRRNPKLIIDLANRLRTDGLVQTESDDENAPNMDEGGVLKVGDIQFLYSDNENIKKIKEHLSWNFSDSKNTKELNLTHNLIADKAGIRNLMNIYNSDGVLKYKNRVRKYIKDNGIDEDFSVMTFGEVLDFLVGVNPTNSMQQFIDNNPELYDVARNQNWDVFSKIYVDKDQLLDDKKQNEDNENKKGSKRDALIRHLFKIETNIFLYSNKRYNEFLRDTDYRFNIRRIEDKRVLKASIESLINVGEKTIEEVINEANENGVCLIDDKLERFKIDKEYLFNRVKNVKYKEFQKLFIYLEGFTPFSTQHKTKGAEFDNVLVILDNGGWNNYNFKNLFLVAGSESVLERTQKLFYVCCTRSKEKLAIYFNSPSDDVIAKAKEWFGETNVIPL; from the coding sequence ATGGATGAATTTCAACAGATAATGAACCATATTGGAAATGGTAACAATTTCTTATTAAGTGGTGGAGCTGGTAGTGGAAAAACATATACTTTAGTTCAAGTTATTAAAAAATGTATTGAAGATTTTCCTACTGCAAAAGTTGCTTGTATGACATATACGAATGCAGCTGTGAAAGAAATTGAAGAAAGAGTAAATCATAAAAACTTAAATGTTACTACAATTCACGACTTCCTATGGGATAATATAAAGCATTTTCAAAAAGAACTAAAACAAAGTCTTACTGTTTTGGCTAATGATGATTTAATTACTAGAATTAATATTTCAAGTGTTAATCCAGTTCCTAATGATTTTTTTGATGATTTAGAAAAAGGAATTCAATATAAAGAGTATTTACGTTTACAAGATGGTATAATATCTCACGACGAATTATTGATATTAGCTAATCACTTATTTAAAACATACCCAAAACTAAATGACATACTAAAAGATAGGTTTAAGTTCATTTTTGTTGATGAATATCAGGATACCAGCAAATTGGTGATAGAGATTTTTTTAGAGCATTTTAAGCTAAGTAATAAAAAAAATATTATTGGTTTTTTTGGAGATGCAATGCAATGTATTTATGATAACACTGTTGGTAATTTAGATGCATATAAAGGTGAAGAAGATGACGAAGTTCGAGAAGTTAAAAAACTACAAAATAGAAGAAACCCAAAATTAATTATCGATTTGGCTAATAGACTTAGAACAGATGGTTTAGTACAAACTGAATCGGATGATGAAAATGCTCCAAATATGGATGAAGGAGGTGTTTTAAAAGTTGGAGATATTCAATTTTTATACTCTGACAATGAAAACATTAAAAAGATAAAAGAACATCTTAGTTGGAATTTTAGTGATTCAAAAAACACAAAAGAACTTAATTTAACTCATAATCTAATTGCAGATAAAGCTGGAATTAGAAACTTAATGAATATCTATAATAGTGATGGGGTATTAAAATACAAAAATCGAGTTCGCAAATACATTAAAGATAATGGAATTGATGAAGATTTCTCTGTTATGACTTTTGGAGAAGTTTTAGATTTTTTAGTAGGTGTAAACCCTACAAATAGTATGCAACAGTTTATCGATAATAATCCAGAATTATATGATGTCGCCAGGAATCAAAATTGGGATGTTTTTTCAAAAATATATGTAGATAAAGACCAATTACTTGATGATAAGAAACAAAATGAAGATAATGAAAACAAAAAAGGTTCAAAAAGAGATGCTTTAATTAGACATTTGTTTAAAATAGAAACTAATATTTTTCTTTATTCTAACAAACGTTATAATGAGTTTTTAAGAGACACAGATTATAGATTTAACATTCGAAGAATAGAAGACAAAAGAGTTTTAAAAGCGAGTATCGAATCATTAATTAATGTTGGAGAAAAAACGATTGAAGAAGTAATAAATGAAGCCAATGAAAATGGTGTTTGTTTAATTGATGATAAATTAGAAAGGTTTAAAATTGATAAGGAGTATTTATTTAACAGAGTTAAAAATGTAAAATATAAGGAGTTCCAAAAATTATTTATTTACTTAGAAGGTTTTACTCCCTTTTCAACTCAACATAAGACTAAAGGAGCGGAATTTGATAATGTATTAGTGATTTTGGACAATGGAGGGTGGAATAATTATAATTTTAAAAACCTCTTTTTAGTTGCAGGTTCTGAATCTGTACTAGAAAGAACTCAAAAACTATTCTATGTTTGTTGTACAAGGTCTAAAGAAAAATTGGCTATCTATTTCAATTCACCAAGTGATGACGTAATTGCAAAAGCTAAAGAATGGTTTGGTGAAACCAATGTAATACCTCTTTAG
- a CDS encoding tyrosine-type recombinase/integrase, producing the protein MHSLKELITLDAQNEYESAYDLSVNKKFSTPKIYSASGDLKKRWYLYFSYRHPKTGKLKRVTPFYGNANKYKTKEERLSVLVTYRKVLLKLLKQGYNPYDNNKELYLRLKTKENLKEQHVLDHAENKSLTTVDDKPAMTLQDAFDFGLKQKEKIVNSTTKRSYDNRVKNFLVWLNENHSELKTINNLNKRVVSGFLNEILEKTSARNRNNFRTDLSSIMQVLEDNDIVKLNFIKKIPVLKSIPERNKTYTTEIQEDIFEYLEKKDPILLLYIKFISYNFLRPIEVSRLTVGDINTKDRTIQFKAKNSPLKTKIIPEILWDDLPDLSELNKEWVLFTPLQIGGVWETQINNKRDYFSKRFKKVVKDHFELNKDYGLYSFRHTYITKLYRALMNDSSPFEAKSKLMLITGHSSMSALEKYLRDIDAELPADYSEMLKNTHG; encoded by the coding sequence ATGCATAGTTTAAAAGAATTAATTACCTTAGATGCACAAAATGAATACGAAAGTGCATACGATTTGTCAGTAAACAAAAAATTTTCAACCCCAAAAATCTATTCAGCGAGCGGTGATTTAAAAAAGCGCTGGTATCTCTATTTCTCGTACCGACACCCAAAAACCGGTAAGTTAAAACGGGTAACACCATTTTATGGCAATGCCAATAAATATAAAACGAAGGAAGAAAGACTCTCCGTTCTGGTTACTTATAGAAAAGTGTTATTAAAGCTATTAAAACAGGGTTATAACCCATATGATAACAATAAGGAGCTCTATTTACGTTTAAAGACCAAGGAAAACCTTAAAGAGCAACATGTTTTAGATCATGCAGAAAACAAAAGCTTGACTACTGTTGACGATAAACCAGCGATGACTTTGCAAGATGCTTTTGATTTTGGATTGAAACAAAAAGAAAAGATCGTAAATTCAACTACCAAAAGAAGTTATGACAATCGTGTAAAGAATTTTTTAGTGTGGCTGAATGAAAACCATTCAGAGCTTAAGACTATCAACAACTTAAACAAACGAGTAGTTTCAGGCTTTTTAAACGAGATATTGGAGAAAACAAGTGCACGGAATAGGAATAATTTTCGAACGGATTTAAGTAGTATCATGCAAGTCCTAGAAGACAATGATATTGTAAAATTAAATTTTATTAAAAAAATACCAGTTCTAAAATCCATACCAGAAAGAAACAAAACCTATACAACCGAAATTCAAGAAGATATTTTTGAATACTTGGAAAAGAAAGATCCTATACTTTTGCTTTACATCAAATTTATTTCCTATAATTTTCTGCGTCCCATAGAGGTGTCAAGGTTAACTGTAGGTGATATAAACACGAAAGATAGGACCATACAGTTTAAGGCAAAGAATAGCCCGTTAAAAACAAAAATTATTCCAGAAATTTTATGGGATGATTTGCCGGATTTATCTGAATTAAATAAAGAATGGGTTTTATTTACACCTCTGCAAATTGGAGGTGTCTGGGAAACGCAAATTAACAACAAAAGGGACTACTTTTCAAAGCGCTTTAAAAAGGTTGTAAAAGACCATTTTGAGTTGAATAAAGATTACGGACTGTACAGTTTTAGGCACACCTATATAACTAAACTATACCGTGCACTAATGAACGATTCGTCACCTTTTGAAGCAAAAAGTAAACTTATGTTGATAACTGGTCATTCTTCAATGAGCGCACTAGAAAAATATTTACGAGATATTGACGCTGAATTGCCAGCCGATTATTCCGAAATGTTAAAGAATACTCATGGGTAA
- a CDS encoding DUF6642 family protein produces MLEKRQQLPQEQFIDTDYFIYCLEAVEDVEINLVTEAQKKLKHLTTQYGVASIYNTCDTIEGLEDNLNTLVLGDHSFKDYEIIYLVITGEANSICLNDYYYSLQEIAEIFEGRLDGKILHFSNAKVLDLDEEEAQYFLDITGARGISGYGNVSNGITSSSLDIAFFNLFNEDDNMLDVVEELHQRHYKICKLLDFRLYY; encoded by the coding sequence TTGTTAGAAAAAAGACAACAATTACCCCAAGAACAATTCATAGATACAGATTATTTCATTTACTGCTTAGAAGCGGTAGAAGATGTAGAAATAAATCTGGTTACTGAAGCTCAAAAAAAACTAAAACATTTAACCACGCAATATGGAGTTGCTAGTATTTATAATACATGCGACACCATTGAAGGATTAGAAGACAACTTAAACACATTAGTTTTAGGAGATCATAGTTTTAAAGATTACGAAATAATTTACCTAGTTATTACAGGTGAAGCTAATAGTATTTGTTTAAATGACTATTACTACAGTTTACAAGAAATTGCAGAAATTTTTGAAGGACGATTAGACGGAAAGATTTTACATTTTTCCAATGCAAAAGTTTTAGATTTAGACGAAGAAGAAGCTCAATATTTTTTAGACATTACTGGAGCAAGAGGTATTTCTGGATACGGTAATGTTTCTAACGGAATTACTAGCTCAAGTCTGGATATAGCCTTTTTTAACTTATTTAACGAAGATGATAATATGCTAGATGTGGTGGAAGAGTTGCATCAAAGACATTATAAAATTTGTAAACTGCTTGATTTTAGATTGTATTATTAA
- a CDS encoding TolC family protein — translation MNIKFVFFSIIVMLQTIVFAQELITPEKAVSLALENNHGIKLAKTDVEIAENNADILNSGYLPTVTGSAGANYNLDDTEVGFADGTNRVLNGAESSSYNASVDLNYTLFDGLGRSYTYKQNKETKQLTELQARETIENTIVQLFSIYYNVAELIENKDAVSQTLTISKDRLIRSQYQFDYGQSTRLASLNAEVDINNDSISLMNTTQELKNAKRDLNFVLGNTISQDFTINTEVSFNTLYDKNELLENAKMNNISVLQVNKNIEINTLGVKSETSAYLPTVGLTGSYGWNKNNNNAASFAAYSINTGLSAGLNLSWNLFDGGSTITNVRNAKLNLETQNILKEQLLVSVVRDFNNAWDDYENKLSIYKLQEHNIKTSQNNFDRTEEKFKLGQVNSIEFRQAA, via the coding sequence ATGAACATTAAATTTGTTTTTTTTAGTATAATAGTAATGTTGCAAACAATTGTTTTTGCACAAGAATTGATAACGCCAGAGAAGGCTGTTAGTTTGGCTTTAGAAAATAATCACGGTATTAAGTTAGCCAAAACCGATGTGGAAATTGCTGAGAATAATGCCGATATTTTAAATTCTGGATATTTGCCAACTGTAACAGGAAGTGCGGGAGCAAATTATAATTTAGATGATACAGAAGTTGGTTTTGCAGATGGAACTAATCGAGTATTAAACGGTGCAGAGAGTTCTAGTTATAATGCATCGGTAGATTTAAATTACACGTTATTTGATGGTTTGGGAAGATCTTATACGTATAAACAAAATAAAGAAACCAAACAGTTAACTGAGTTACAAGCTCGTGAAACTATTGAAAACACCATAGTACAGTTGTTCTCAATTTATTATAATGTAGCCGAACTCATAGAAAATAAAGATGCCGTTTCACAAACGTTAACCATTTCTAAAGACCGATTAATACGTTCTCAATATCAGTTTGATTATGGGCAAAGCACAAGATTAGCAAGCCTTAATGCGGAAGTTGATATTAATAATGATAGTATTAGTTTAATGAATACTACTCAAGAATTAAAGAATGCTAAGCGTGATTTAAATTTTGTATTAGGGAATACAATTTCTCAAGACTTTACCATAAATACAGAAGTGTCTTTTAATACGCTTTATGATAAAAATGAGTTGTTAGAAAATGCTAAGATGAATAATATTAGTGTTTTACAGGTGAATAAAAATATTGAAATTAATACTTTGGGAGTGAAATCTGAAACATCAGCCTATTTACCAACGGTTGGATTAACTGGGAGCTATGGGTGGAATAAAAATAATAATAATGCAGCCTCATTTGCAGCATATTCTATTAATACCGGACTTTCTGCAGGTTTGAACTTAAGTTGGAACTTGTTTGATGGAGGAAGTACAATTACTAATGTAAGAAATGCTAAATTGAATTTGGAAACACAAAATATTCTGAAAGAACAACTTTTAGTTTCTGTAGTGCGAGATTTTAATAATGCTTGGGATGATTATGAAAATAAGTTAAGTATTTATAAACTGCAGGAGCATAATATTAAAACATCTCAGAATAATTTTGATAGAACAGAAGAGAAGTTTAAATTAGGTCAGGTAAATTCTATCGAGTTTAGACAAGCAGCTTAA
- a CDS encoding Two component regulator three Y domain protein, which translates to MKNLKLILICCLISSYSFASVTKNEKSALVALYKSTHGTEWNTSWDLNADVSTWFGVTVKNDNIVEINLQFNNLQGELPNELGSLRYLKILNLGFNKISGKIPASLENLKDLKALVLFMNNLEGQIPSGIGQLKKIESIKLYGNKLTGNIPDSLMNLTNLKELLLSSNFLTGTIPVGIKSLKKLEKLGLMDNKMDGEIPAELAQLDNLEELLLSSNSFTGNLPVEFVNLAKLKTLMVSDNNLKQDYITVSGNRPQNLSNIIFHSNTAASIDIEKE; encoded by the coding sequence ATGAAAAATCTAAAACTTATATTGATATGTTGCTTGATTTCTAGCTACTCATTTGCTAGTGTTACTAAAAATGAAAAAAGTGCTTTAGTAGCTCTATATAAATCTACTCATGGAACAGAATGGAATACTTCTTGGGATTTAAATGCCGATGTAAGTACATGGTTTGGAGTTACAGTTAAAAATGATAATATTGTAGAGATAAACCTTCAGTTTAATAACTTGCAAGGTGAGTTACCAAATGAATTAGGAAGTTTACGCTATTTAAAAATACTTAATTTAGGATTCAATAAAATTTCGGGTAAAATACCAGCTTCTTTGGAGAACTTAAAGGACTTAAAAGCTTTAGTGTTATTTATGAATAATTTAGAAGGGCAAATACCTTCAGGAATTGGACAGTTAAAAAAAATAGAAAGTATAAAGCTTTATGGAAATAAACTAACAGGAAATATTCCAGATTCATTAATGAATTTAACCAATTTAAAAGAGTTATTATTAAGTAGTAACTTTTTGACAGGAACAATTCCTGTTGGTATTAAATCTCTAAAGAAGTTAGAGAAGTTAGGTTTAATGGATAATAAAATGGATGGAGAAATTCCAGCAGAATTAGCTCAACTTGATAATTTAGAAGAGTTATTGTTATCTTCAAATAGTTTTACTGGTAACTTGCCAGTAGAGTTTGTTAATTTAGCTAAACTAAAAACTTTAATGGTAAGCGATAATAATTTAAAACAGGATTATATTACGGTTTCTGGTAATCGTCCTCAAAACTTATCTAATATTATTTTTCATAGCAATACAGCTGCAAGTATAGACATTGAAAAAGAATAG